Proteins encoded within one genomic window of Bacillota bacterium:
- a CDS encoding pyridoxal phosphate-dependent aminotransferase — MDPIATPADRMDLVPFSGIRKVFERAKALQREGRPVVFMETGRPDFDTPAHIKEAAKRALDAGHVHYTSNFGIPELRAAIVEKLKRENGLDYDPDSEVLVTVGAAEAIFDAFLAFLNPGDEVLFPEPSWLNYAAAARIAEAVPVPMPLREENRYQIDPDEVEALITPRTKILVVVTPHNPTGAVQSLEVLERLAAIALKHNLIVVSDEIYERITYDGLTHVSMASFDGLRERTVLVNGFSKAYSMTGWRLGYVAAPTSMVQAMNRVHQYNVACACSFAQEGAVAALRGPQDCVSHMVEEFRRRRDLVIGALCEIPRLSCVTPGGAFYVFVNVTGLGMTSETFCTELLERQYVSSVPGPVFGTSGRGYARFSYATSYEALEDAMGRLRSFCDQVSA, encoded by the coding sequence ATGGATCCAATAGCCACTCCCGCGGACCGAATGGACCTCGTGCCGTTCTCGGGGATCAGAAAGGTATTCGAAAGAGCTAAGGCCTTGCAGCGCGAAGGGCGCCCGGTGGTGTTCATGGAAACGGGGAGACCGGACTTCGATACGCCTGCGCACATCAAAGAGGCCGCCAAGCGGGCACTCGACGCGGGACACGTGCATTACACATCGAACTTCGGCATACCTGAACTGCGTGCAGCGATCGTTGAGAAGCTCAAGCGGGAAAACGGGCTGGATTACGATCCAGACTCCGAGGTTCTGGTGACGGTGGGCGCTGCCGAGGCCATTTTCGACGCATTCCTGGCGTTTTTGAACCCCGGGGATGAAGTTCTGTTCCCCGAGCCAAGTTGGCTCAACTACGCGGCCGCGGCGCGAATCGCTGAAGCTGTACCTGTCCCCATGCCCCTCAGAGAAGAAAACCGTTACCAGATCGACCCTGACGAGGTGGAGGCCCTGATCACCCCGAGGACCAAGATCCTTGTAGTGGTCACGCCTCACAATCCCACAGGAGCCGTCCAGAGTCTAGAGGTTCTGGAGCGACTGGCGGCCATCGCCCTCAAGCACAACCTCATAGTGGTGTCAGACGAGATATACGAGAGAATCACTTATGATGGCCTAACTCATGTGAGCATGGCTTCATTCGACGGCCTCAGGGAGCGGACAGTGCTGGTAAACGGGTTCTCAAAGGCGTACTCCATGACCGGATGGCGACTCGGGTATGTCGCGGCGCCAACGTCCATGGTGCAAGCCATGAACCGGGTGCACCAATACAACGTTGCCTGCGCTTGTTCGTTTGCTCAGGAAGGAGCGGTTGCTGCCCTTCGTGGGCCTCAGGACTGCGTATCACACATGGTTGAGGAATTCCGGAGGCGAAGGGATCTCGTGATTGGCGCCCTGTGCGAGATACCGCGGCTGTCGTGCGTTACTCCTGGGGGGGCGTTCTACGTATTCGTGAACGTTACCGGACTGGGCATGACGTCCGAGACATTCTGCACGGAGCTGCTGGAAAGGCAGTATGTGTCTTCGGTCCCCGGGCCAGTTTTCGGGACTTCCGGCCGGGGATATGCAAGGTTCTCCTACGCCACCTCCTATGAGGCGCTCGAGGATGCCATGGGCAGGCTCCGGAGCTTCTGTGATCAGGTTTCCGCATGA
- a CDS encoding branched-chain amino acid ABC transporter permease yields the protein MSKELRKWAPWLMGGVILSLLPLVLQQYTIHILILVGIYIILAFGLSLVSGFAGQLSLGQAAFYAVGAYVSALLAVRLGLPFWIAALGATVVSSAMGVVLGLPTLRLSGIYLTVATVGFAEIVRLVLLNWTPVTMGPMGIREIPCPTIAGFSLNTPFRYYYLVLVAAIASFFVASRIVNSRVGRAFISVADKEVAAQAIGINPTYYKTLAFVLSAAFAGFAGSLYAHYIAYLHPDAFTQAESIMAVTIIAVGGVRSLSGIVVAGTVLVAAMEYLRAFSEFRLIMYALLLIISLIFMPDGIGGIARQLAAASRKSRKLAVGK from the coding sequence GTGAGCAAGGAACTGAGAAAGTGGGCACCGTGGCTTATGGGAGGCGTAATACTCTCTCTGTTACCCCTTGTCCTCCAACAGTACACGATCCATATCCTAATACTAGTCGGGATCTACATCATATTGGCGTTTGGCTTGAGCCTAGTAAGCGGCTTCGCTGGTCAGCTGTCCCTCGGACAGGCTGCTTTCTATGCTGTGGGCGCGTATGTATCCGCGCTTCTTGCGGTCAGGTTGGGACTTCCGTTCTGGATCGCAGCACTCGGAGCAACGGTGGTTTCCTCGGCAATGGGAGTCGTCTTGGGGTTACCCACTCTACGCTTGTCTGGCATCTACCTCACAGTGGCAACTGTGGGTTTCGCCGAAATCGTGCGGCTTGTTCTACTGAATTGGACTCCTGTGACCATGGGGCCAATGGGAATCCGTGAGATCCCGTGCCCAACGATAGCGGGATTCTCACTCAATACACCTTTCCGGTACTACTACTTGGTGCTGGTTGCAGCCATAGCGAGTTTCTTCGTCGCGTCGCGGATAGTCAATTCACGAGTGGGCAGAGCATTCATCTCCGTGGCTGACAAGGAAGTTGCCGCTCAAGCCATCGGCATAAACCCAACCTACTATAAGACGTTGGCATTTGTCCTCAGTGCCGCATTTGCCGGCTTTGCCGGTAGTCTGTACGCGCATTATATTGCCTACCTGCACCCCGATGCGTTCACACAGGCAGAGTCGATTATGGCCGTAACCATTATCGCGGTCGGGGGAGTCCGGAGCTTGTCCGGCATTGTAGTGGCAGGTACGGTGCTTGTGGCTGCCATGGAGTATCTGAGAGCTTTCTCGGAGTTCCGCCTGATCATGTATGCACTACTATTAATCATCAGTCTGATATTCATGCCTGATGGGATCGGTGGAATAGCACGACAGCTTGCCGCCGCGAGCCGGAAGTCGCGCAAGCTCGCAGTCGGAAAGTGA
- a CDS encoding ATP-binding cassette domain-containing protein, whose amino-acid sequence GQHVATRSGLLDAITRSSRFRKEEDGARDKAVELLDFVGLGSKMNELSRNLPYGEQKRLEIARALAAEPRLILLDEPTAGLNPREKAAVSDLIRAVHERGITVILIEHDMRVVMGISQRIVVLDHGERIAAGTPDEVKADARVIEAYLGKQPAVKS is encoded by the coding sequence GGACAGCATGTCGCCACGAGGTCCGGGCTGCTTGACGCAATCACTAGAAGTTCTCGATTCCGCAAGGAAGAGGATGGAGCGCGCGATAAGGCCGTTGAGCTACTGGATTTTGTCGGTCTCGGCTCGAAGATGAACGAGCTATCCAGAAACCTGCCTTACGGTGAGCAGAAGAGACTGGAGATTGCACGCGCGCTTGCAGCCGAGCCGAGGCTCATACTCTTGGACGAACCAACAGCCGGCCTGAACCCCAGGGAGAAAGCAGCCGTATCAGACCTGATACGGGCTGTCCATGAACGTGGGATTACTGTCATCCTCATCGAGCACGACATGAGGGTGGTCATGGGGATCTCCCAGCGGATTGTAGTCCTCGACCATGGGGAGAGGATAGCAGCGGGCACGCCGGACGAGGTCAAGGCGGATGCGAGAGTCATAGAGGCCTACCTCGGGAAACAGCCAGCGGTGAAGTCCTGA
- a CDS encoding ATP-binding cassette domain-containing protein, giving the protein MMFGGLAALKGVCVDLEQGELLSIIGPNGSGKTTLFNVVTGIYSPTSGRVSFMGVPITGKRPYQIAAMGVARTFQNINLFDTMTVLNNVIVATCCPTI; this is encoded by the coding sequence ATGATGTTCGGCGGCCTTGCTGCCCTCAAAGGTGTATGTGTAGATCTTGAGCAAGGAGAGCTGCTGTCGATCATCGGCCCAAATGGTTCGGGAAAGACGACTCTCTTCAACGTGGTGACAGGCATATACTCACCAACCTCGGGGCGGGTTTCGTTCATGGGTGTACCGATAACCGGGAAGCGGCCCTACCAAATTGCCGCCATGGGAGTGGCGAGAACCTTCCAGAACATAAACCTCTTCGACACCATGACTGTTCTCAACAATGTGATTGTGGCGACATGCTGTCCCACAATC
- a CDS encoding aspartate/glutamate racemase family protein yields MARKLAIVHTGPVTIEPLAKVFAEVAPDLTLVNIVDDSLLKDVMAVGHVTPKVLQRMCWYFGAAEQLGADAILNACSTVGDASDIAAQTVGIPVVRVDEPMAREAVRIGTQIALMATVPTTVGPSTRLIERCAAKAGKDVTVKARLCSDAFQLLLAGDKAGHDNVLLSQIRDAAREADVVVLAQVSMARLLDSLGDDVGAPVLASPVLGAKEAARVVGQ; encoded by the coding sequence TTGGCGCGCAAACTTGCGATAGTGCACACTGGACCGGTCACGATAGAGCCGCTTGCGAAAGTCTTCGCAGAGGTGGCGCCGGACTTGACTCTTGTGAATATCGTCGATGACAGTCTGCTGAAAGATGTGATGGCTGTCGGGCATGTTACCCCCAAGGTTTTACAGCGCATGTGCTGGTACTTCGGTGCTGCGGAGCAACTCGGCGCAGACGCGATACTGAATGCGTGCTCCACGGTGGGCGACGCCTCGGACATCGCTGCGCAGACAGTGGGGATACCCGTTGTTAGGGTGGATGAACCCATGGCGCGGGAGGCGGTGCGAATTGGAACACAGATTGCGCTTATGGCTACAGTCCCTACCACCGTTGGACCCAGCACCAGGCTGATTGAACGTTGTGCGGCCAAGGCAGGTAAGGATGTAACAGTCAAAGCGCGCCTGTGTTCGGACGCTTTCCAACTCCTGCTCGCGGGGGACAAGGCAGGGCACGACAACGTGCTGCTGTCTCAGATCCGTGATGCGGCCCGAGAGGCCGACGTTGTTGTGCTGGCTCAAGTATCCATGGCCCGACTCCTCGATTCCTTGGGTGATGACGTGGGTGCCCCCGTACTTGCTAGCCCAGTGCTCGGAGCCAAGGAAGCAGCTAGAGTCGTTGGGCAGTAG
- a CDS encoding ABC transporter substrate-binding protein — MRRIYVILAVFVVLAMTVGSTAATPFKVGCITPLTGGGAGAGVHIKYGAELAVAEINAAGGVGGRPVELIVVDDAGIPAQSVSAANKLIYQDNVDFLIGGNISSTVLAHMQVVEKAGVPYIVTTASNALITRPENKWVVRLHQNDDIQSAHLADFLVNVLGKNKISILYDAGDYGVGCKNAFTKRLQELGLDPVISLGFNWGDKDFMSQLIRIREKNPDTVALFGQQAEAAIITNQMRQLGMNALICTTGGFVVPKYIELAPGTSEGAIGITTFSPFADDPVVKTFVDTYEKKYKTLPTHHAWNTYEAFKYILKPLVDKVGTDKAKMRDALRSWKWTALGVEKYFDETGQVIMPSLFIEVQNGVWKPFKG; from the coding sequence ATGAGACGTATTTACGTAATCCTGGCGGTCTTCGTTGTACTGGCCATGACCGTAGGGTCCACTGCCGCCACGCCTTTCAAAGTTGGCTGTATTACGCCTTTGACAGGCGGCGGAGCAGGGGCTGGAGTGCACATCAAGTATGGTGCCGAACTCGCGGTGGCTGAGATCAACGCTGCTGGCGGGGTCGGCGGACGCCCCGTGGAGCTCATCGTAGTCGACGATGCTGGCATCCCTGCTCAGTCCGTTTCCGCGGCGAATAAGCTTATCTACCAGGATAACGTCGACTTCCTGATTGGCGGAAACATAAGTTCGACGGTTCTCGCTCACATGCAGGTGGTTGAGAAGGCGGGAGTCCCGTACATCGTGACAACGGCCTCCAACGCGCTCATTACGCGGCCTGAGAACAAGTGGGTTGTTCGGCTGCACCAGAACGACGATATCCAGTCGGCTCACCTCGCAGACTTCCTCGTGAACGTGCTTGGAAAGAATAAGATTTCCATTCTCTATGATGCAGGCGACTACGGAGTAGGCTGCAAAAACGCCTTCACCAAGAGGCTCCAGGAACTTGGACTAGACCCTGTGATCTCGCTGGGGTTCAACTGGGGCGATAAGGACTTCATGTCGCAGCTGATCCGTATCAGGGAGAAGAACCCCGATACCGTGGCTTTGTTTGGACAACAAGCCGAGGCAGCCATCATTACCAACCAGATGAGGCAACTAGGCATGAATGCACTCATCTGTACGACCGGCGGGTTCGTAGTCCCCAAGTATATCGAACTCGCGCCCGGAACTTCTGAAGGCGCCATCGGAATCACCACATTCAGCCCGTTTGCAGATGACCCGGTAGTAAAGACGTTTGTTGACACCTACGAGAAGAAGTACAAGACGCTTCCGACTCACCATGCGTGGAACACCTACGAGGCATTCAAGTACATCCTGAAGCCTTTGGTAGACAAAGTCGGCACAGATAAGGCCAAGATGCGTGACGCTCTACGCTCATGGAAGTGGACCGCGCTCGGGGTCGAGAAGTACTTCGATGAGACTGGCCAAGTTATCATGCCGTCTCTGTTCATTGAGGTCCAGAACGGTGTGTGGAAGCCATTCAAGGGCTAG
- a CDS encoding ABC transporter ATP-binding protein, whose product MLKLNNLHVYYGAVHALKGVSLEVNEGEIVTLIGSNGAGKSTTIKAISGLVSPSSGSVEFMGKQISGMLPHQVTSLGVVQIPEGRRIFPEMSVRENLEMGAFCRRDSRGIERDIESVFDRFPRLRERSRQLAATLSGGEQQMLAVGRALMAHPKVLLLDEPSMGLAPILVQGVFEIIREINASGTTILLVEQNASMALAIADRGYVLQTGEIALAGPAEELLRSEEVRRVYLGEL is encoded by the coding sequence GTGCTCAAGCTCAACAATCTTCACGTATATTACGGCGCGGTCCATGCCCTAAAGGGCGTGTCCCTTGAAGTAAACGAAGGCGAAATCGTGACCCTCATCGGATCGAACGGAGCGGGCAAGAGTACCACGATCAAGGCTATCAGTGGGCTCGTCTCTCCGAGCTCAGGATCTGTGGAATTCATGGGTAAGCAAATCAGCGGCATGCTCCCACACCAGGTGACGTCTCTAGGGGTGGTTCAAATCCCCGAAGGCCGGCGGATATTTCCTGAAATGTCGGTTCGGGAGAACCTGGAGATGGGGGCGTTCTGCCGCAGGGACAGCCGGGGGATCGAGCGTGATATCGAATCAGTGTTCGACCGGTTTCCTCGCCTTCGCGAGCGGTCACGCCAGCTGGCTGCTACACTCAGCGGAGGGGAACAGCAAATGCTCGCGGTGGGAAGAGCGCTCATGGCCCACCCAAAGGTGCTGCTGCTCGACGAGCCCTCGATGGGGCTTGCGCCGATACTTGTACAAGGGGTATTCGAGATAATAAGAGAGATAAATGCATCCGGTACGACGATCCTGTTGGTTGAACAAAACGCCAGCATGGCTCTGGCCATCGCCGATCGGGGCTATGTGTTGCAGACTGGCGAGATCGCGCTCGCCGGCCCGGCGGAAGAACTGCTCAGGAGCGAAGAGGTACGCCGTGTCTACCTTGGGGAGCTGTGA
- a CDS encoding branched-chain amino acid ABC transporter permease: MATTILMQYIVSGLAIGSVYALIAVGYAMIWKAMGILNFSQGQVFMLGGFFGLTALRLMGSPVRGSIPVILGLVVFVGVSAIVVAIMTQTLVFSPIQRRTPKERFKVNMLVSTMAVGIILENAARLIWTSEPLFFPRVFGTRVFIFSGIAVPEHYVRIIGLAVVLVALLQVLMFKTKMGRAMRAIAQDRETAALMGVNVKQGIYTTLAVTYALGALAGTLVAPLLYVSFDYGPVFGLKGFTAAVVGGIGTIPGAILGGLVLGVLENVGAGLIASTYKNAIAFVILIVVLLVKPSGILGKRAVEKV, translated from the coding sequence TTGGCGACCACTATTCTCATGCAGTATATAGTCAGCGGACTGGCTATCGGCAGTGTGTACGCGCTGATCGCGGTCGGATACGCCATGATTTGGAAGGCGATGGGTATCCTCAATTTCTCGCAGGGCCAGGTGTTCATGCTTGGCGGCTTCTTTGGCCTCACTGCCTTGCGACTAATGGGAAGTCCCGTTCGCGGCAGTATCCCTGTCATACTTGGACTGGTGGTCTTCGTTGGGGTTTCTGCCATAGTCGTGGCCATAATGACGCAGACTCTGGTGTTCTCCCCCATACAGCGGCGTACCCCGAAGGAGAGGTTCAAAGTCAACATGCTGGTCTCCACGATGGCCGTCGGGATCATTCTGGAGAACGCCGCCAGGTTGATCTGGACTTCCGAGCCCCTGTTCTTCCCAAGGGTCTTCGGGACCAGAGTCTTCATATTTAGTGGAATAGCTGTTCCGGAGCACTATGTGCGTATCATAGGCCTGGCCGTTGTGCTGGTGGCGCTGCTCCAAGTCCTCATGTTCAAGACCAAAATGGGCCGAGCCATGCGGGCGATCGCGCAGGACCGCGAAACGGCAGCGTTGATGGGAGTGAATGTGAAGCAAGGCATATACACCACTCTTGCGGTCACCTACGCCCTGGGTGCGCTTGCCGGCACCCTAGTCGCTCCGCTGCTCTACGTCTCTTTTGACTACGGGCCGGTATTCGGCCTCAAAGGCTTCACCGCCGCTGTGGTCGGCGGCATAGGCACGATACCCGGGGCCATCCTCGGCGGGCTTGTACTGGGCGTCCTGGAGAATGTAGGAGCTGGCCTAATCGCGTCGACGTACAAGAACGCAATCGCGTTCGTGATTCTGATCGTAGTCCTTCTTGTGAAGCCGTCAGGCATCCTGGGCAAGAGGGCCGTAGAAAAGGTGTAG